One window of the Rhizorhabdus dicambivorans genome contains the following:
- a CDS encoding response regulator transcription factor, whose product MPRRRSHPPIWKQATAYGVLLAAGTLALQWLDYRRLAHDHVEEIAIALIAGAFLVIGIVIGIRAFAPRAPVPFDGNPAALASLGISARELEVLRELAAGHSNKQIARLLAISPNTVKTHVARLYEKLGAARRTDALARARELGILP is encoded by the coding sequence ATGCCCCGGCGCCGATCCCATCCCCCGATCTGGAAACAGGCGACCGCTTATGGCGTGCTGCTGGCGGCCGGGACGCTGGCGCTGCAATGGCTCGACTATCGGCGGCTGGCGCATGACCATGTCGAGGAAATCGCCATCGCGCTGATCGCGGGCGCCTTCCTCGTGATCGGGATCGTCATCGGCATCCGCGCCTTCGCGCCGCGCGCGCCGGTGCCGTTCGACGGGAATCCGGCCGCGCTCGCCTCACTCGGTATATCGGCGCGCGAACTGGAGGTGCTGCGCGAACTTGCGGCCGGGCATTCGAACAAGCAGATCGCGCGCCTGCTCGCCATCTCGCCGAACACGGTGAAGACCCATGTCGCGCGTCTTTACGAGAAGCTGGGTGCGGCGCGGCGTACCGATGCGCTGGCCCGCGCCCGCGAACTGGGAATCCTGCCCTGA
- a CDS encoding DUF4199 domain-containing protein — protein sequence MFRTILTYGTIAGLIVGIPNIVLMLASGDGQQLHSVTLGYLIMLVALSAVFVAVKRRRDGALGGAIGFWPALGLGLAISLIATLFYIAAWELVFAIKGTAFLQSYTDAMVAEAAAKGASAAEQARIRMHWNGFWAEYRNPLVRIPYTVSEILPVGLLVSLVSAGLLRNPRFLPARGADRS from the coding sequence ATGTTCCGCACCATCCTGACCTATGGCACGATCGCCGGCCTGATCGTCGGCATTCCCAACATCGTCCTGATGCTGGCCTCCGGCGACGGGCAGCAGCTTCACAGCGTCACGCTCGGCTATCTGATCATGCTGGTCGCGCTCAGCGCCGTGTTCGTCGCGGTGAAGCGGCGGCGCGATGGCGCGCTGGGCGGTGCGATCGGCTTCTGGCCGGCATTGGGGCTGGGGCTGGCGATCAGCCTGATCGCGACGCTCTTCTATATCGCCGCCTGGGAACTGGTCTTCGCGATCAAGGGCACCGCCTTCCTCCAGTCCTACACCGACGCGATGGTCGCCGAGGCCGCCGCCAAGGGCGCGAGTGCCGCCGAGCAGGCGCGCATCCGCATGCATTGGAACGGCTTCTGGGCCGAATATCGCAACCCGCTCGTCCGCATCCCCTATACGGTCAGCGAGATATTGCCGGTCGGGCTGCTCGTCTCGCTGGTCTCGGCGGGGCTGTTGCGCAATCCCCGCTTCCTGCCGGCGAGAGGTGCCGACCGGTCATGA
- a CDS encoding YdcH family protein, translated as MSERFLHYLEKEHARLEAAITEQLARLRPDDLEVARLKKAKLAVRDQIAAWQAEHSRSEVA; from the coding sequence ATGTCCGAACGTTTCCTCCACTATCTCGAAAAGGAACATGCCCGGCTCGAAGCAGCGATCACCGAGCAGCTGGCGAGGTTGCGGCCCGACGATCTGGAGGTCGCCCGGCTCAAGAAGGCCAAGCTGGCGGTCCGCGATCAGATCGCCGCATGGCAGGCCGAGCATAGCCGGAGCGAAGTGGCCTGA
- a CDS encoding VOC family protein, with product METQTLHRGRLIDHIQLVVADIEASRRFYAALFDVLGIPIAGSAEDYFWADELFVSTADSEAAQGRLTGRHHLAFQARDRAMVDAFHRAGLAAGGRDNGAPGERPYHPGYYGAFLIDPDGNNIEAVYHGPAGRSADSVTVSFAA from the coding sequence ATGGAAACCCAGACCCTGCACCGTGGCCGGCTGATCGACCATATCCAGCTCGTCGTCGCCGATATCGAGGCGAGCCGGCGTTTCTATGCGGCCCTGTTCGATGTGCTCGGCATTCCCATCGCGGGCAGCGCCGAGGATTATTTCTGGGCCGACGAACTGTTCGTCTCCACCGCCGACAGCGAAGCCGCCCAGGGCAGGCTCACCGGCCGCCACCACCTTGCCTTCCAGGCGCGCGACCGGGCGATGGTGGACGCCTTCCACCGCGCCGGGCTGGCGGCCGGCGGGCGCGACAACGGCGCGCCCGGCGAACGGCCCTATCATCCCGGCTATTATGGCGCCTTCCTGATCGATCCCGACGGCAACAATATCGAGGCGGTCTATCACGGCCCCGCCGGGCGATCGGCGGACAGCGTCACCGTCAGCTTCGCCGCCTGA
- a CDS encoding Hsp20 family protein, giving the protein MRRIDFAPYRRSTVGFDRLFDMLETGPRGDGGEGFPPYDLEKISEDSYRITLAVAGFRPDEIEITAQQNQLIVSGHKADNAEAEPDRYLHRGIATRAFERRFQLADFIEVRSASFENGLLSIALQREVPEAMKPRRIEIGAPANDRGLLPKLRGKVKAA; this is encoded by the coding sequence ATGAGAAGGATCGATTTCGCCCCCTATCGCCGCTCCACGGTCGGCTTCGACCGGCTGTTCGACATGCTGGAAACCGGCCCGCGCGGCGACGGTGGCGAGGGCTTCCCGCCCTATGACCTCGAAAAGATCAGCGAGGACAGCTACCGCATCACCCTCGCCGTCGCGGGCTTCCGCCCGGACGAGATCGAGATCACCGCGCAGCAGAACCAGCTGATCGTCAGCGGCCACAAGGCCGACAATGCCGAAGCGGAGCCGGATCGCTACCTGCACCGCGGCATCGCCACCCGCGCCTTCGAGCGGCGCTTCCAGCTGGCCGATTTCATCGAGGTCCGCTCGGCGAGCTTCGAAAATGGCCTGCTCAGCATCGCGCTCCAGCGCGAGGTGCCCGAGGCGATGAAGCCCCGCCGCATCGAGATCGGCGCGCCCGCCAACGACCGGGGGCTGCTGCCGAAGCTCCGGGGCAAGGTGAAGGCGGCCTGA